Proteins from a single region of Leptolyngbya sp. CCY15150:
- a CDS encoding Hsp70 family protein — protein sequence MSDTLASTYAIDFGTSNTVIARWNPATQQAETVKLPALSQVLSNNPPVIPSLVYVEDARSPQILLGQTVRDRGLDIAQDTRFFRNFKRGIGAGTGFLPELDGCPVTLEQVGQWYLHHLIRQLQTQDPSLRSLTVTVPVDSFESYRHWLGQVCQTVDLEQVRLLDEPTAAALGYGLGDRSTMLVIDAGGGTLDLAVVKLETPQTGDRKPLGFLLKWGSKNLAETSSQRPQLARVLAKSGQNLGGADIDDWLAAHFAETQGLPISSLTLRLVERLKIQLSSQEQASEVYFNDETLESYELNLDRDRFRQILEQHHFFERLDDALNQVLRQARRQGLEPGDIDAVLLVGGTARIPALRDWVIDQFSAEKVQSDRPFEAIAHGALQLSQGLEVKDFLYHSYGIRYWDRRANAHGWHPLISQGQPYPMPVPVELLLGASQDNQPSIELVIGELGNETSRTEVFFDGDRLVTRQTSGNQPMVQALNDTEQARRLANLDPPGYPGSDRIRLLFQVDGDRQLRVTVEDLLTNKILINNRAVVQLS from the coding sequence ATGTCGGATACGCTTGCGTCCACCTACGCCATCGACTTTGGCACCAGCAATACCGTCATAGCCCGCTGGAATCCTGCCACCCAGCAGGCAGAAACGGTGAAGCTGCCTGCCCTTTCCCAGGTTTTGTCCAACAATCCACCGGTGATTCCCAGCTTGGTCTACGTGGAAGACGCCCGTTCGCCGCAGATTCTGCTGGGGCAAACGGTGCGCGATCGCGGCTTAGACATCGCTCAAGACACCCGCTTTTTCCGCAACTTTAAGCGGGGTATTGGTGCAGGAACCGGCTTTTTGCCCGAGCTAGACGGCTGTCCAGTTACCCTAGAGCAGGTGGGGCAATGGTATCTGCATCACCTAATCCGCCAACTGCAAACCCAGGATCCTAGCCTGCGATCGCTGACGGTGACTGTGCCCGTGGATAGTTTTGAATCCTACCGTCATTGGCTAGGGCAGGTGTGCCAAACGGTTGACCTAGAACAGGTGCGGCTGCTGGATGAACCGACGGCAGCCGCTTTGGGCTATGGGTTGGGCGATCGCTCCACGATGTTGGTGATCGACGCGGGCGGCGGCACCTTGGATCTGGCCGTGGTGAAACTGGAAACACCCCAAACGGGCGATCGCAAACCCCTGGGCTTTTTGCTGAAATGGGGCAGTAAAAATCTAGCGGAGACCTCCAGTCAACGCCCCCAACTGGCGCGGGTTCTGGCGAAATCAGGTCAAAATCTGGGCGGTGCTGACATTGATGACTGGCTAGCCGCCCACTTTGCCGAAACCCAAGGGCTACCCATCTCTTCCCTGACCCTACGCCTAGTGGAACGGTTAAAAATCCAGCTTTCTAGCCAAGAGCAGGCCAGCGAGGTCTATTTCAACGATGAAACCCTCGAAAGCTACGAACTAAACCTCGATCGCGATCGCTTTCGGCAGATTCTAGAGCAGCATCACTTCTTTGAACGCTTGGACGACGCCCTCAACCAAGTATTGCGCCAGGCCCGCCGCCAGGGATTGGAACCCGGCGATATTGACGCGGTGCTGCTCGTCGGCGGCACGGCCCGCATCCCCGCCCTGCGCGACTGGGTCATCGACCAGTTTTCTGCCGAGAAGGTTCAGAGCGATCGCCCCTTTGAAGCGATCGCCCACGGTGCCCTGCAGCTTAGCCAAGGGCTAGAGGTTAAGGATTTTCTGTACCACAGCTACGGCATCCGCTACTGGGATCGGCGCGCCAATGCCCATGGCTGGCATCCGCTGATTTCCCAAGGGCAACCCTATCCCATGCCGGTGCCGGTGGAACTGCTGCTGGGAGCCTCCCAAGACAACCAGCCCAGCATTGAACTGGTGATTGGCGAACTGGGCAATGAAACCAGCCGCACCGAGGTCTTTTTCGATGGCGATCGCTTGGTCACCCGCCAAACCTCCGGCAACCAGCCCATGGTGCAGGCCCTGAACGATACGGAGCAGGCCCGGCGCTTAGCTAACCTCGATCCGCCTGGCTATCCTGGCAGCGATCGCATTCGCCTGCTGTTCCAAGTGGATGGCGATCGCCAACTGCGGGTCACGGTGGAGGATTTGTTGACGAACAAAATTCTGATCAACAACCGCGCCGTTGTACAACTCAGCTAG
- a CDS encoding MnmC family methyltransferase encodes MPPSSDTLSTLQPQLTADGSFTFLSTDFGEAFHSHHGARQEAEQKFVIPTQLPDLARRPSLALLDICYGLGYNTAAALATIWAVNPQCRVQWYGLELNAAVPQAAIAHHLLQAWPASIATQLAQLAKEQTVQSDRFTAHLLLGDARQRIQQVYATGFRADAVFLDPFSPPRCPQLWTVEFLAWVARCLAPAGRLATYSCSAAVRTALLQAGLHLGSSPAVGRRSPGSLASFSPQDLPPLSRQEQEHLQTRASIPYRDPTLTDTAAAILTRRQQEQATSPLEPTSRWKARWATPSTYSSIDKIL; translated from the coding sequence ATGCCGCCGTCCTCTGATACTCTCTCCACTCTCCAGCCCCAACTCACCGCCGATGGTTCTTTCACCTTCCTCTCTACTGACTTTGGGGAAGCTTTCCACAGTCACCATGGAGCCCGGCAGGAAGCTGAGCAAAAGTTTGTGATACCCACCCAGCTACCGGATTTAGCCCGCCGACCATCGCTGGCGCTGCTGGATATTTGCTACGGTTTGGGATACAACACGGCTGCGGCCCTGGCGACTATCTGGGCGGTGAATCCCCAATGCCGGGTGCAGTGGTATGGGTTGGAGCTTAACGCGGCGGTTCCTCAGGCGGCGATCGCCCATCATCTGCTGCAAGCCTGGCCTGCTTCTATTGCTACCCAACTGGCCCAACTGGCTAAAGAGCAAACCGTTCAAAGCGATCGCTTCACGGCCCACCTGCTGCTCGGCGACGCCCGTCAGCGGATCCAGCAGGTCTACGCGACGGGCTTTCGCGCCGATGCCGTGTTTCTCGATCCTTTTTCCCCGCCTCGCTGCCCGCAGCTTTGGACGGTGGAATTCCTCGCCTGGGTGGCCCGCTGCCTAGCTCCTGCCGGACGTCTCGCCACCTATTCCTGCTCTGCTGCGGTACGCACAGCTCTCCTGCAGGCAGGACTGCACCTAGGCTCTAGTCCTGCGGTGGGACGGCGATCGCCCGGTAGCCTCGCCAGCTTTTCCCCCCAGGATCTACCGCCCCTGTCCCGCCAAGAACAGGAACATCTCCAGACCCGCGCCAGCATTCCCTACCGGGATCCCACCCTCACGGATACCGCCGCCGCCATTCTCACCCGCCGCCAGCAGGAACAGGCCACCTCGCCCCTAGAACCCACCTCGCGCTGGAAAGCTCGTTGGGCAACCCCGTCCACCTACAGCAGCATCGACAAAATCTTGTAA
- a CDS encoding serine/threonine-protein kinase translates to METYCTRPNCARPTNVFADLDTTTLKTVQQKFCTTCGMPQILVGRYLTTRLLGKGGFGAAFLAIDRYTPAMRQCVVKQFQPAGDLSPKQLKIAQELFEREAEVLEQLGNRHPQIPNLLAFFELSVPGKNPGKTEQFFYLVQEFIDGKNLEEELAQKGTFTQSEILEVLVEILKVLKFVHDNGSIHRDIKPSNIMRDRSGKLFLLDFGAVKQVASGAAGGQGAQSSTGIYSMGFAPPEQMAGNVVYPATDLYALGVTCITLLTGKQPSELYDAYSNTWKWHSFVSVHQRIGAVLDKMLKASASDRFASAQETLEALAQGKGNAPSPAPAPSPAPAAPAASRPQAITVPPSATAPPQATPAPVPIQPAKAAPIATPSSSSSISTLELLSGAAFTGFEGGLLAIALLSLAGTTLVSAGFWVVLVVVLILAQMRRVIEKFDLAIIAVISFAIIVVASPLRSLPILVNFGNPIVAVLVLAGFLGLVAIAIALIFRLIYKILSMLL, encoded by the coding sequence ATGGAAACCTACTGCACTCGTCCAAACTGCGCACGCCCAACCAACGTCTTCGCAGATCTGGATACCACGACCCTGAAAACAGTGCAGCAAAAGTTTTGCACGACCTGCGGGATGCCCCAAATTCTAGTAGGTCGATACCTCACCACGCGCCTCCTTGGGAAAGGAGGGTTTGGTGCGGCGTTCCTGGCCATCGATCGCTACACCCCTGCCATGCGGCAATGTGTGGTCAAGCAATTCCAGCCCGCTGGGGATTTGAGCCCCAAGCAGCTCAAAATTGCCCAGGAGCTGTTTGAACGAGAAGCAGAGGTGCTGGAGCAGTTGGGCAACCGCCATCCTCAAATTCCGAACCTGCTGGCCTTTTTTGAGCTGTCGGTGCCGGGAAAAAATCCTGGCAAAACCGAGCAGTTTTTCTACCTGGTGCAAGAATTTATTGATGGCAAAAATCTAGAGGAAGAGCTAGCCCAAAAAGGCACCTTCACCCAGTCTGAAATACTAGAGGTGCTGGTGGAAATCCTCAAGGTGCTGAAGTTTGTCCACGATAACGGCTCCATCCACCGAGACATTAAGCCGTCGAACATTATGCGCGATCGCTCCGGAAAGCTCTTCCTGCTCGACTTCGGTGCGGTTAAACAAGTTGCCTCGGGTGCAGCGGGAGGGCAAGGAGCCCAGTCCTCCACCGGCATCTATTCCATGGGGTTTGCGCCACCGGAGCAAATGGCCGGCAACGTTGTGTATCCAGCTACCGATCTCTACGCCTTGGGGGTCACCTGCATCACCCTGCTCACCGGCAAGCAGCCCAGTGAACTCTACGATGCCTACAGCAATACCTGGAAGTGGCATTCCTTTGTCAGTGTGCATCAGCGCATCGGGGCGGTGCTCGACAAAATGCTCAAGGCCTCTGCCAGCGATCGCTTTGCATCAGCCCAGGAAACCCTAGAGGCGCTCGCCCAAGGCAAGGGGAATGCGCCGAGTCCTGCCCCAGCCCCAAGTCCTGCCCCAGCAGCGCCAGCAGCCTCCAGACCGCAAGCGATCACGGTGCCCCCATCCGCAACGGCTCCCCCCCAAGCGACCCCAGCGCCAGTACCTATACAACCGGCGAAGGCGGCCCCGATCGCGACACCCTCATCCTCCTCATCCATCTCCACCTTAGAACTGCTCTCCGGGGCGGCGTTTACAGGGTTTGAGGGAGGCTTGCTGGCGATCGCCCTCTTGAGTTTGGCGGGCACCACCTTGGTGAGTGCTGGATTTTGGGTCGTGTTGGTCGTCGTGCTGATCCTGGCTCAGATGCGCCGCGTCATTGAAAAGTTTGACTTGGCGATTATTGCCGTCATCTCCTTCGCTATTATCGTGGTCGCCTCGCCCCTGCGGAGCCTGCCGATTTTGGTGAATTTTGGCAATCCCATTGTGGCGGTGCTGGTATTGGCCGGATTCTTGGGTCTGGTGGCGATCGCCATTGCGCTGATCTTCCGACTGATTTACAAGATTTTGTCGATGCTGCTGTAG
- a CDS encoding LysR family transcriptional regulator produces the protein MSDLPFTLDQLRILKAIAAEGSFKRAADSLYVSQPAVSLQVQNLERQLDVPLFDRGGRRAQLTEAGHLLLSYGDRILSLCQETCRAIEDLQNLQGGTLIVGASQTTGTYLLPRMIGLFRQRYPDVAVQLHVHSTRRTAWSVANGQIDLAIIGGEVPPELQDSLEIIPYAEDELALILPVFHPLARIGIVQKEDLYKLQFITLDSQSTIRKVIDQVLTRCGIETRRLKIEMELNSIEAIKNAVQSGLGAAFVSISAIEKELQMGVLHRARIEDVVVNRTLSVIVNPNRYRSKAAEAFSQEILPQFATHKPKPAEEAIAPLADDDTLDSSLETTPSPSGGT, from the coding sequence ATGTCTGATCTTCCGTTTACTCTGGATCAATTGCGAATTCTGAAGGCGATCGCTGCGGAGGGGAGCTTCAAACGGGCTGCGGATAGCCTGTATGTCTCTCAACCCGCCGTGAGCTTACAAGTCCAGAACCTTGAACGCCAACTTGATGTGCCTCTTTTTGATCGAGGAGGACGGCGTGCCCAGCTCACCGAAGCGGGCCATTTATTGCTCAGCTACGGCGATCGTATCCTCTCCCTTTGCCAGGAAACCTGCCGCGCCATTGAAGATTTACAAAATTTACAGGGCGGCACACTGATTGTAGGCGCAAGCCAGACCACAGGCACCTATTTGCTCCCTCGCATGATTGGGCTTTTTCGACAGCGCTATCCTGATGTGGCAGTTCAGCTCCATGTGCATTCCACTCGGCGTACGGCTTGGAGTGTGGCCAATGGCCAAATTGACCTAGCGATTATTGGCGGCGAAGTTCCTCCTGAACTACAGGACTCTTTAGAAATTATTCCCTATGCAGAGGACGAACTCGCATTGATTTTGCCGGTTTTCCATCCTCTAGCCCGGATTGGCATCGTGCAAAAGGAAGACCTGTATAAGCTTCAGTTCATTACCCTCGATTCTCAATCCACCATTCGCAAGGTGATTGATCAGGTGCTGACCCGCTGTGGTATTGAAACACGCCGCCTTAAAATTGAGATGGAGTTAAACTCAATTGAAGCCATTAAGAATGCGGTACAGTCTGGGTTGGGTGCGGCCTTTGTGTCCATTTCAGCCATTGAAAAAGAGCTGCAAATGGGCGTCCTGCACCGAGCCCGCATTGAGGATGTGGTCGTCAATCGCACCCTATCGGTGATTGTCAATCCCAATCGCTATCGGTCGAAGGCAGCGGAAGCCTTTAGCCAAGAAATTCTGCCCCAGTTTGCCACCCACAAGCCCAAACCGGCGGAGGAGGCGATCGCCCCCCTTGCTGACGATGACACCCTAGACTCCTCCCTAGAGACCACCCCATCTCCGTCTGGCGGAACCTAA
- a CDS encoding 2Fe-2S iron-sulfur cluster-binding protein: MVKLIKLEPIGQETSVETNGNLLSVLLNKELDVLKECGGRGMCATCHIYVKDGMGALSPISRREQRTLGVITSCKPNSRLACQARVLDNGVTVELPPGMYVNSLQDIEALIGRRADQDMLHPITGEVLVEAGKLITRSTMKQLETTTSFKVGEYLTQTKDA; this comes from the coding sequence ATGGTTAAGCTCATTAAGCTAGAACCGATTGGGCAAGAAACGTCTGTGGAAACCAACGGCAATTTGCTGTCGGTCTTGCTCAACAAAGAACTGGATGTGCTGAAAGAATGTGGCGGGCGCGGTATGTGTGCCACCTGCCACATTTACGTGAAAGATGGCATGGGGGCGCTATCGCCCATCAGCCGTCGGGAGCAACGCACCCTAGGCGTGATTACGTCCTGTAAACCCAACTCTCGCCTCGCCTGCCAGGCAAGGGTTTTAGACAATGGGGTGACGGTTGAACTGCCCCCTGGGATGTACGTCAACTCGCTGCAAGATATTGAGGCCTTGATTGGGCGACGGGCCGACCAAGATATGCTGCACCCAATTACCGGGGAAGTGCTGGTGGAAGCGGGCAAGCTGATCACCCGCTCGACGATGAAACAACTGGAAACCACCACCAGCTTTAAGGTCGGTGAATATCTCACCCAGACGAAGGATGCATAA
- the lptC gene encoding LPS export ABC transporter periplasmic protein LptC translates to MKWTAVSAFVALVVAGGVLIYRRGEAPPETSDAPQQEIDDRFILNNVTLDQADENGETVWSIRATRAIYSPDQQTAEVENPEGELFQDGEAIYRVGGDRGVVQRDGRRITLRGDITATDLRTGAELSGGELVWVPADETMTIRNGLTGTHPDLTVAAEQGQLFSRDQRVDLTGNVIIEGRDPQVKLTGESLEWQMEEQIVSSNRPVEIQRLQGQGERTRVTDQASSNRAEYRLAEQRLSMNGDVRMAMREPVMNLATESLIWEIENQQVTMNQPLNANLRNGQVLLQGDRGNMDLAQEVFDLRGSAQATTRRNQSRLRGDRIVWDNATQEVEAIGNVLYTQADPEMSSRAPRLVGTLEDQIFVMSGGRVVTEFIPGEQ, encoded by the coding sequence TTGAAATGGACCGCAGTATCAGCTTTCGTCGCCTTAGTTGTCGCGGGCGGAGTGCTCATCTATCGGCGAGGCGAAGCTCCTCCCGAAACCTCCGATGCACCGCAACAGGAAATTGACGATCGCTTTATTCTCAACAACGTCACCCTAGACCAAGCTGATGAGAACGGGGAAACGGTGTGGAGTATAAGGGCCACCCGCGCCATCTACAGCCCCGATCAACAAACCGCCGAGGTAGAAAACCCTGAAGGCGAGCTCTTCCAAGATGGGGAAGCTATTTATCGAGTCGGGGGCGATCGCGGCGTGGTGCAGCGCGATGGCCGGCGGATTACCCTGCGCGGCGATATCACGGCGACGGATCTACGCACCGGCGCTGAACTGAGCGGCGGTGAACTGGTGTGGGTGCCCGCAGACGAAACCATGACCATCCGCAATGGGCTCACCGGCACCCATCCTGACCTAACTGTTGCAGCCGAGCAGGGTCAGCTTTTTAGCCGCGATCAACGGGTTGATCTAACCGGAAATGTGATCATTGAGGGACGCGATCCTCAGGTGAAACTCACCGGCGAGAGCCTAGAGTGGCAGATGGAAGAACAGATCGTGTCCAGCAATCGCCCCGTTGAAATCCAGCGTTTACAGGGGCAAGGCGAACGAACTCGCGTCACCGATCAGGCCTCTAGCAATCGAGCAGAATACCGCCTAGCCGAGCAACGGCTGTCCATGAATGGCGATGTGCGCATGGCGATGCGGGAACCGGTGATGAATCTAGCCACCGAGTCCCTGATTTGGGAGATTGAGAATCAGCAGGTGACGATGAATCAACCGCTGAATGCCAATTTACGCAACGGTCAGGTGCTGCTCCAGGGCGATCGCGGCAACATGGATCTAGCCCAAGAAGTCTTTGACCTACGCGGCAGTGCTCAAGCCACCACCCGCCGCAATCAGTCTCGTCTACGGGGCGATCGCATCGTTTGGGATAATGCTACCCAAGAAGTGGAAGCGATCGGCAATGTACTGTACACCCAAGCCGATCCGGAGATGAGCAGCCGTGCGCCTCGTCTGGTCGGCACCTTGGAAGACCAAATCTTTGTCATGAGCGGCGGACGAGTGGTGACGGAGTTTATTCCGGGCGAGCAATAG
- the ychF gene encoding redox-regulated ATPase YchF gives MLRAGIVGLPNVGKSTLFNAVVANAKAQAANFPFCTIEPNVGVVAVPDERLNALAQISSSADIVPTRMEFVDIAGLVKGASQGEGLGNQFLSNIREVDAIVHVVRCFENDDIIHVSGSIDPLRDIEVINLELALADLSQLEKRADRVRKQARSSKEAQAELAVLESILAVLNEGKPARLVDLTEEEEVWINPLGLLTRKPIIYAANVSEDDLATGNAWVEQVRAIAAQENAQVVVISAQVESELVDIPPEDQADFLEALGVKEGGLKSLIRATYTLLGLRTYFTTGPKETRAWTILAGMLAPQAAGVIHSDFERGFIRAETIAYDDLVTHGSMSAAKEKGLVRSEGKEYVVKEGDVLLFRFNV, from the coding sequence ATGCTGAGAGCCGGAATCGTGGGCCTGCCTAACGTAGGCAAATCCACCCTATTTAACGCTGTTGTTGCCAATGCCAAGGCGCAAGCTGCCAACTTTCCCTTTTGCACCATCGAACCCAATGTAGGCGTGGTGGCGGTGCCCGATGAGCGCCTGAATGCCCTCGCCCAAATTTCTAGTTCGGCGGACATTGTGCCCACCCGTATGGAATTTGTGGACATTGCCGGGTTGGTCAAGGGCGCTAGCCAAGGCGAAGGCCTCGGCAATCAGTTTCTCTCCAACATCCGCGAAGTCGATGCCATTGTGCATGTGGTGCGCTGCTTCGAAAACGACGACATCATCCACGTTTCCGGTTCCATCGATCCCCTGCGCGACATTGAGGTGATCAACCTAGAGCTGGCTCTGGCCGATCTATCCCAGCTTGAGAAGCGGGCCGATCGCGTTCGTAAGCAGGCCCGATCGAGTAAAGAAGCCCAAGCCGAACTCGCTGTCTTGGAAAGCATTCTAGCGGTTCTCAATGAAGGCAAGCCCGCCCGCCTCGTCGATCTCACCGAGGAAGAAGAGGTGTGGATTAATCCTTTGGGACTGCTGACCCGCAAGCCGATTATCTACGCCGCCAACGTATCTGAGGATGATCTGGCGACCGGGAATGCATGGGTGGAGCAAGTGAGAGCGATCGCTGCCCAGGAAAACGCCCAGGTTGTGGTGATTTCCGCCCAAGTCGAGTCGGAGTTGGTGGACATTCCCCCTGAGGATCAGGCTGATTTCCTAGAAGCACTGGGGGTGAAGGAAGGCGGGCTCAAGTCCCTGATTCGCGCCACCTATACGCTGCTGGGGCTACGCACCTACTTCACCACCGGCCCCAAGGAAACCCGCGCCTGGACGATCTTGGCGGGCATGTTAGCACCCCAAGCAGCCGGCGTGATTCACTCCGACTTTGAGCGCGGCTTTATTCGCGCTGAGACCATCGCCTACGATGACTTGGTGACCCACGGCTCCATGTCCGCAGCCAAGGAGAAGGGACTGGTGCGCAGTGAGGGCAAAGAGTATGTGGTCAAAGAAGGAGACGTGCTGCTCTTCCGGTTCAACGTCTAG